In Aquiflexum balticum DSM 16537, a single genomic region encodes these proteins:
- a CDS encoding sulfurtransferase produces MTTLPPIIQPSELLNLIQNENIILIDASFGRTGYLEKHLSGALHVDLNNDLSDIKDDFAKGGRHPLPHPKKFCELLDNLGISPDSYVIVYDDKNAANAAARFWWTMKAIGHDKIQVLDGGMDAAIRIGFPVKSGEEQIPEKTQYPVVNWLLPLADIHEIDQVSGDMDHLIIDVRENERYRGEKEPIDLIAGHIPGAINIPFASNLDKDGFFLPPEQLKSKYSGIFEGKPAEKIIVHCGSGVTACHTLLAVAYAGMDIPKLYVGSWSEWSRNSRPIGKKD; encoded by the coding sequence ATGACAACACTTCCTCCAATTATCCAGCCAAGTGAATTGCTGAATTTAATTCAAAATGAAAATATCATACTTATTGATGCCAGTTTCGGTCGAACTGGATATTTGGAAAAACACCTTTCAGGAGCATTGCATGTTGATCTCAATAATGATCTGTCTGATATCAAGGATGACTTTGCAAAAGGCGGAAGACATCCTCTCCCCCACCCGAAGAAATTCTGCGAACTTCTCGATAACCTTGGTATATCACCGGATAGCTATGTCATAGTCTACGATGACAAAAACGCTGCAAATGCTGCCGCTAGGTTTTGGTGGACGATGAAAGCAATTGGACATGATAAGATACAGGTATTGGATGGCGGTATGGATGCTGCCATTCGAATTGGGTTTCCTGTGAAAAGCGGGGAAGAGCAAATTCCTGAAAAAACACAATATCCCGTAGTAAATTGGTTGCTCCCACTTGCTGATATCCATGAAATCGATCAGGTATCAGGAGATATGGATCATCTGATAATAGATGTACGGGAGAATGAAAGGTATCGGGGAGAAAAAGAACCAATTGATCTGATTGCCGGTCATATCCCCGGAGCAATCAATATCCCTTTTGCCTCCAACTTGGATAAGGATGGATTTTTCTTGCCACCGGAGCAACTAAAATCAAAATATTCGGGAATTTTTGAAGGAAAACCTGCAGAGAAAATCATTGTCCACTGTGGTTCGGGAGTTACTGCCTGCCATACATTACTGGCGGTTGCATATGCTGGCATGGACATACCCAAACTCTATGTTGGTTCTTGGAGTGAATGGTCAAGGAATTCCAGACCAATTGGAAAGAAAGATTAA
- a CDS encoding adenylate/guanylate cyclase domain-containing protein: MNHFFLFLAFFWLSIDLAFSQDQKVADSLAKIYQQGLLTDSEKLGLLEDLSFNEMKDLQQAIKYAEELISLSKQLNDPLSEQSGYFLIGTHKRKMGELDGALEAYIKSGEAAGNANSSKREGITYGAIADIYSVSNNHNNAMLYYHKAISTLRQSDDSIALASNILNAGDEFLHRDMFDSAYAYFKESSVIFEKLDYQAGKAYSLGNIGMVYANIGQRDLAEKNINEAITLLEELEDFYPICEYLLYMSDIYSVKGDESTALEYAIRSLQLAEVHGLKEQISNANLKISELYEKSGNTDASLKYYKNHVAFRDSVNNLMSIQKMADLRTDFEVAQKQAEVDMLNQAKRNTRIVMIGLIIIVFLGAIILGTLYWYYKNIQIEKKRSEKLLLNILPFETAQELKLNGKVEAVKIDMVTVLFTDFVEFSVLAKDVESKKLVNSIDFYFKAFDEIITKYGLEKIKTIGDSYMCAGGLPLPDETHVVKIIKAAKEILDFVEQKKKTEYGMPHFDIRIGLHTGPVVAGIVGIKKWQYDIWGDTVNIASRMESASLPGKINISETTYEEIKDIFPCTYRGEIEMKNRGSMKMYFLE, encoded by the coding sequence ATGAATCATTTTTTTTTATTTCTGGCTTTTTTTTGGCTTTCTATAGACTTGGCCTTTTCACAAGACCAAAAAGTAGCAGACAGTCTTGCCAAAATATATCAACAAGGTTTACTGACTGATTCCGAAAAATTAGGTTTGCTTGAGGATTTGTCTTTCAATGAAATGAAAGATCTTCAGCAAGCCATCAAATATGCGGAAGAACTGATTTCGCTTTCAAAACAACTTAACGACCCTTTGTCTGAACAAAGTGGCTATTTTTTGATAGGAACTCATAAAAGAAAAATGGGGGAATTGGATGGAGCATTGGAAGCATATATCAAAAGTGGAGAGGCTGCCGGAAATGCAAATTCATCGAAAAGAGAAGGCATCACTTACGGTGCAATCGCAGATATTTATTCTGTCTCCAATAATCACAACAACGCCATGCTTTATTACCACAAAGCTATTTCAACTTTGCGGCAATCTGATGATTCCATTGCCTTGGCATCAAATATATTGAATGCGGGGGATGAATTTCTACATAGGGACATGTTTGATTCTGCTTATGCTTACTTTAAGGAATCAAGCGTCATATTCGAAAAGTTGGATTACCAGGCCGGTAAGGCATATAGTTTGGGCAATATCGGTATGGTTTATGCCAATATTGGACAGCGGGACCTTGCTGAAAAAAATATCAATGAAGCCATCACCCTTCTTGAAGAATTGGAAGATTTTTATCCGATTTGTGAATATCTGCTGTACATGTCCGATATCTATTCGGTAAAAGGTGATGAAAGTACTGCTCTTGAATACGCAATCAGAAGTTTACAATTGGCAGAAGTCCATGGACTCAAAGAGCAAATATCAAATGCCAACCTCAAAATTTCAGAACTTTATGAAAAGTCCGGAAATACAGATGCATCCTTAAAATACTATAAAAACCATGTTGCCTTCAGGGACAGTGTCAATAATTTAATGTCCATTCAGAAAATGGCTGACCTAAGGACAGATTTTGAAGTGGCACAAAAACAGGCGGAAGTGGATATGCTCAATCAAGCCAAAAGAAACACTCGGATTGTGATGATTGGGCTGATTATCATAGTTTTTCTGGGAGCCATTATTTTGGGCACATTATACTGGTATTACAAAAACATACAGATTGAGAAAAAACGATCAGAAAAACTCCTTCTCAATATTTTACCTTTTGAGACTGCCCAAGAACTGAAACTGAATGGGAAAGTTGAGGCTGTAAAAATCGATATGGTCACAGTTTTATTTACAGATTTTGTGGAGTTCTCGGTTTTAGCTAAAGATGTAGAGTCCAAAAAACTGGTCAATAGTATTGATTTTTACTTCAAGGCATTCGATGAAATCATCACTAAATATGGACTTGAGAAGATAAAAACCATCGGGGACTCTTATATGTGTGCAGGCGGTTTACCACTTCCTGATGAAACCCATGTGGTCAAAATCATCAAAGCAGCCAAGGAAATATTGGACTTTGTGGAGCAGAAAAAGAAAACCGAATATGGAATGCCTCATTTTGATATCCGAATCGGATTACATACAGGGCCTGTGGTTGCCGGTATAGTAGGGATCAAAAAGTGGCAATATGATATCTGGGGAGATACTGTAAACATCGCTTCACGGATGGAATCCGCCTCACTTCCCGGAAAAATCAATATTTCCGAAACCACCTATGAAGAAATAAAAGATATCTTCCCTTGCACATACAGAGGGGAAATAGAAATGAAAAACAGGGGGAGCATGAAGATGTATTTTTTGGAATGA
- a CDS encoding collagen-like domain-containing protein encodes MRSLFKFCLSLTILFVFYSCVKDEEPTQDPIVVQGPRGEQGLQGEQGVQGEQGIQGEPGEPGQDGEQGPQGETGPQGPIGPQGIAGPQGETGPAGPRGPQGQTGPQGPTGPQGETGPAGPQGETGPTGPQGETGPTGPQGPAGPQGQTGPVGIQGPQGEIGPQGPQGETGPTGPQGETGPQGPQGETGPTGPTGPQGETGPTGPQGPQGETGPTGPQGEVGPTGPQGEQGPQGETGTANVIYSDWIPFDEAKWSNTTLFLTQIRKIYTVDESNITSQIMDRGTVMVYVKFDFFPDMVQSLPISQPITQTKNQRLIHYLQLGKIQIAISNEDNSSPSPIGGDASFRYVIIPGGNPTSGRMAPVNLKNYKAVKAYYKIPD; translated from the coding sequence ATGAGATCTTTATTCAAGTTTTGCTTGTCTTTAACAATATTATTTGTCTTTTATTCCTGCGTAAAAGATGAAGAACCTACACAAGATCCTATAGTGGTGCAAGGCCCAAGAGGGGAACAAGGCTTACAAGGAGAACAGGGTGTACAAGGAGAACAAGGTATTCAGGGAGAACCAGGAGAGCCGGGACAGGATGGTGAACAAGGACCTCAAGGTGAAACAGGGCCTCAGGGACCAATAGGTCCGCAAGGGATAGCAGGGCCTCAAGGAGAAACCGGACCCGCAGGGCCAAGAGGACCACAGGGACAAACCGGGCCTCAAGGACCAACTGGACCACAAGGAGAGACAGGTCCTGCTGGACCACAAGGAGAAACAGGACCTACTGGACCTCAGGGAGAGACCGGTCCTACTGGACCTCAGGGACCTGCTGGACCTCAAGGACAGACAGGTCCTGTTGGAATACAGGGACCTCAAGGTGAAATCGGACCTCAGGGACCTCAAGGAGAGACAGGACCAACTGGACCACAGGGAGAGACAGGACCTCAAGGACCCCAAGGAGAGACGGGACCTACTGGACCAACTGGACCTCAAGGAGAAACAGGACCTACTGGACCTCAAGGACCTCAGGGAGAGACAGGGCCTACTGGACCTCAGGGAGAAGTTGGGCCAACTGGGCCACAAGGAGAACAGGGACCGCAAGGAGAAACGGGCACCGCGAATGTCATTTATTCTGATTGGATCCCATTTGATGAGGCCAAATGGAGTAACACCACCCTTTTTCTAACCCAAATCAGAAAAATTTATACCGTGGATGAATCAAACATTACTTCCCAAATCATGGACAGAGGGACGGTAATGGTTTATGTCAAATTTGACTTCTTCCCGGATATGGTCCAATCCCTTCCTATTTCACAGCCCATCACACAAACCAAAAATCAAAGACTTATCCATTACCTCCAGCTTGGTAAAATCCAGATTGCCATCTCAAATGAGGACAATTCCTCACCAAGTCCAATTGGCGGGGATGCCAGTTTCAGGTATGTCATTATTCCGGGTGGAAACCCAACTTCAGGAAGGATGGCCCCGGTCAACCTGAAAAACTACAAAGCAGTAAAAGCATACTACAAAATTCCGGATTGA
- a CDS encoding acyl-CoA dehydrogenase family protein, producing the protein MLKSKHITDNPKLYIFLPLYYTLWADGVLTPTELKEINALIEKQSWINEEEKNWLLSLLNPSNPPKPTDFKSWKSEVKKLDLNNLANLYEIGKALAIYHSGQKKLDFEPRLQTDFQETELNLGLLSGEAGYTFKSDHKTITTEYHKERNFEVEKMTSLLDGNQSLLIKNVKKVIADPSFAYREYDSLLDQREQVLQWCQELAKQGYGSWAFPQYAGGKDDMEGYFTIMETLSYHDLSMVIKFGVQFGLWGMSVYFLGTEKHHKKYLKDIGSLRLPGCFAMTETGHGSNVRGLETTATYNKEDETFLIHTPNPEARKEYIGNAALHGQAATVFAKLIIDGEDYGVNAFVVPLRTSEGKSIKGVRIEDCGRKMGLNGVDNGVIYFDQVVIPKENMLDKFATVNERGEFESPISSDNRRFFTMLGTLVGGRIGIPRSALSASKTGLTIAIRYGETRKQFGPEGGEEVPILNYRMHQRRLMPPLAKSYALHFALKYLTQRFLDRKEEDAQEIEALAAGLKAYATWFTTATLQECREACGGKGYLSENRIDALKNDTDVYTTFEGDNVVLMQLVAKNRLTEFRQEFGDMNIFTVFNYITSQAKTSFIEKNPIITRNTDQGHLLDFNFHLNAFRYREKAILNSAAQRLKRHIDEGMDSFDAFNVAQHHLVNVGKAYIERVVLEQFQKQVHETTDQYCKSALTQLCQLYALHTIEQNRGWYLEQGYMEGNKTKAIRKEVNQLCWEVRKNALALTDAFDIPESCIGAPIARREV; encoded by the coding sequence ATGCTCAAATCCAAACATATCACAGATAACCCAAAACTTTACATTTTTTTACCACTTTACTATACACTTTGGGCAGATGGGGTATTGACTCCTACAGAATTGAAAGAGATCAATGCATTGATCGAAAAACAGTCCTGGATCAATGAAGAGGAAAAAAACTGGCTGTTATCGCTGCTAAACCCCAGCAATCCTCCAAAACCAACGGACTTCAAATCTTGGAAATCGGAAGTCAAAAAACTGGATCTGAACAATTTGGCCAATCTATATGAAATAGGGAAAGCTTTGGCCATATATCATTCAGGACAAAAAAAATTGGACTTCGAACCCAGACTTCAGACCGACTTTCAAGAAACAGAATTGAACCTGGGTCTATTGAGCGGGGAAGCAGGCTATACCTTCAAATCAGACCACAAAACCATTACCACAGAGTATCATAAAGAACGTAATTTTGAGGTAGAAAAAATGACTTCCCTGCTGGATGGGAATCAGTCTCTTTTGATCAAAAATGTGAAAAAAGTCATTGCCGACCCCTCTTTTGCTTACAGGGAATACGATAGCCTTTTGGACCAAAGGGAACAAGTTCTGCAATGGTGTCAGGAATTGGCAAAACAGGGATATGGTTCTTGGGCTTTCCCTCAATATGCCGGAGGCAAAGATGATATGGAAGGTTATTTTACAATCATGGAAACCTTGAGCTATCATGACCTGAGTATGGTGATCAAGTTTGGGGTACAGTTTGGGCTTTGGGGTATGAGCGTCTACTTTTTGGGAACTGAAAAGCACCATAAAAAATACCTCAAAGACATCGGAAGTTTGAGACTGCCCGGATGCTTTGCCATGACCGAAACAGGTCATGGCTCCAATGTAAGGGGCTTGGAAACTACCGCCACTTACAATAAAGAAGATGAAACATTTCTCATCCATACCCCAAATCCAGAAGCAAGAAAAGAATATATTGGAAATGCCGCTCTTCACGGGCAGGCTGCAACAGTCTTTGCTAAGTTGATCATAGATGGGGAAGATTATGGGGTCAATGCCTTTGTAGTTCCTTTGAGAACATCAGAAGGGAAAAGCATTAAAGGTGTAAGGATTGAAGATTGTGGCCGGAAAATGGGCCTCAATGGCGTGGACAATGGCGTTATCTATTTTGACCAAGTAGTTATCCCGAAAGAAAACATGCTGGACAAATTTGCGACTGTCAACGAGCGAGGGGAATTTGAAAGCCCCATCAGTTCTGATAACAGAAGATTTTTCACCATGTTGGGAACTTTGGTCGGGGGAAGAATCGGAATCCCGCGTTCGGCACTATCAGCCAGCAAAACAGGTCTGACCATAGCCATCAGATATGGGGAAACCAGAAAACAATTTGGCCCGGAAGGTGGAGAAGAGGTACCTATCCTCAATTACCGCATGCATCAGAGACGATTGATGCCGCCTTTGGCAAAATCCTATGCACTTCATTTTGCCTTAAAATACCTCACCCAAAGATTTTTGGATAGGAAAGAAGAGGATGCACAGGAAATTGAAGCCTTGGCAGCAGGCCTCAAAGCTTATGCAACATGGTTTACCACAGCTACACTTCAGGAATGCAGGGAAGCCTGTGGAGGAAAGGGATATCTTTCCGAAAACCGGATTGATGCTCTCAAGAATGATACAGATGTGTACACGACTTTTGAAGGGGACAATGTAGTCCTGATGCAGTTGGTGGCCAAAAACAGGTTGACTGAATTCAGACAGGAATTTGGGGATATGAATATTTTCACTGTTTTCAATTATATCACCAGCCAAGCAAAGACTTCCTTTATTGAGAAAAACCCAATTATCACCCGAAATACGGACCAAGGACATCTCCTGGATTTCAACTTCCACCTGAATGCATTCAGATATAGAGAAAAAGCCATCTTGAACAGCGCAGCACAGAGGCTCAAAAGGCATATCGATGAAGGTATGGACTCTTTCGATGCATTCAATGTGGCTCAGCATCATTTGGTCAATGTAGGAAAAGCTTATATTGAAAGGGTAGTTTTGGAACAGTTTCAGAAACAAGTGCATGAAACCACGGATCAATACTGCAAATCAGCCCTGACCCAACTCTGTCAGTTATATGCCCTGCATACCATTGAACAAAACAGGGGTTGGTACTTGGAACAGGGTTACATGGAAGGGAACAAAACCAAAGCCATCCGCAAAGAAGTCAATCAACTCTGTTGGGAAGTTAGAAAAAATGCTCTTGCCCTTACCGATGCTTTTGACATTCCTGAAAGCTGCATTGGGGCACCGATTGCGAGGAGAGAAGTTTGA
- a CDS encoding Crp/Fnr family transcriptional regulator, which yields MYQLIHQTVSQVASLSTREKRIFEEAFTFRQVPKKFRLIQEGKVAKELYFVNRGLLRLFYTKAGEEITAFVFQEGLFGGAYDSFLRQCPSIQSLETLEDCELLVITKENMDDLYKKLPIMNTITRKIAEQRFINAQKILSSFILDSPEERYRKFEEDHRDLIQRVPQHYIASFLGITPVSLSRIRKRLMGKGKVE from the coding sequence ATGTACCAATTGATCCATCAGACAGTCAGCCAGGTAGCAAGTCTTAGCACCAGAGAAAAAAGGATTTTTGAGGAAGCATTTACATTTAGACAGGTGCCGAAAAAGTTCAGGTTGATCCAAGAGGGGAAAGTGGCCAAAGAGTTGTATTTCGTCAATAGGGGATTGTTGAGGTTATTTTACACCAAAGCAGGGGAGGAAATTACAGCTTTTGTTTTTCAAGAGGGGCTATTTGGAGGTGCTTATGACTCCTTTCTTAGGCAATGTCCCAGTATCCAATCTTTGGAGACATTGGAAGACTGTGAACTTCTCGTTATCACAAAAGAAAATATGGATGACCTGTACAAAAAACTACCCATCATGAATACTATCACTCGTAAGATTGCTGAACAGCGTTTTATCAATGCACAGAAAATTTTGTCATCTTTTATCCTGGACAGTCCCGAAGAAAGGTACCGAAAGTTTGAAGAAGATCACAGAGACCTGATTCAGAGAGTACCCCAGCATTATATTGCTTCATTTTTGGGAATTACCCCGGTAAGTTTAAGCCGGATCAGGAAGAGGTTGATGGGGAAGGGAAAAGTGGAATGA
- a CDS encoding S9 family peptidase encodes MRKLISFTRLFLFISFISFKAHAQKEPFTVADAIQVKSMGSQSLSDDGKYLAGIISDGSARFETDHFRFQDPSYLNVLPGEFVIIQTETGEQLRPNPGLSRVTSVSWSPTNKEIAFLEQQEDKLHLMIYDIGRKRKREIKISGSPLLANESLLWAPDGKFIYLKSREADWLEKAMPLYQEATKGPIVVYDGSEPFLKWDKIRNTNALTNILKVNPVNGVSEKILPESNYSQLNITEDGTKLIFTENFPLKTSYVRDKGTAYQVAYIELGTADSAKVIYKRNEKRRNFNWSDSKTNYAWVDSGYVFVRKLGSNDSINLTKGKAFEEEGKKKDVKFNVLSWSPDEKGLLLGSDKGFWWTDAQGESLELIYGFEEEKENRPELDLIKWSEDGRHIYFSYSAKKEWKRGFVKLDINEKQISEILLDTKLYTGVQFAKNGEKGILNLSDGDLPSDVVAVDLSFSSMQPLTDMNPWIKSKKLTRSELITYRNVDGKEMKGILYYPVDYEEGKKYPLVCEIYEVFFNNGYNRNMNLFANQNYFGLRPSVDLEMGYPGEAWVKGITSAINKLVDEGKVDNDKVGVQGGSYGGYATSLLITQTDRFTAAINISGKVNIISFLGDSPKIGTRNYTAAEYGQDRIGGTLWDEPLKYFATTAVLYADRIKTPHLILTGEGDWNVPGGNSRELYYAMRRLGKDVTWVNYLNGGHGAGAASNESDFHDHWKRVFDFYEKHFNKEKEIKKDKDDEN; translated from the coding sequence TTGAGAAAACTGATATCCTTTACCCGTTTATTTCTATTTATATCTTTTATTTCTTTCAAGGCCCATGCTCAAAAAGAACCATTTACAGTTGCCGATGCCATTCAGGTAAAGTCGATGGGAAGCCAAAGCCTTTCTGATGATGGAAAATACCTGGCAGGAATCATCAGTGATGGCTCAGCCCGCTTTGAGACAGATCATTTCAGATTTCAGGATCCTTCCTATTTAAATGTACTGCCGGGTGAATTTGTCATTATCCAAACCGAAACGGGAGAACAGTTGAGACCAAATCCCGGGCTTTCAAGAGTAACTTCTGTTTCTTGGTCACCTACCAATAAAGAAATCGCTTTTTTGGAACAGCAGGAGGATAAACTTCATTTGATGATCTACGATATAGGCAGAAAAAGAAAAAGGGAAATTAAGATTTCAGGTAGTCCACTTTTGGCCAACGAAAGTCTGCTTTGGGCACCTGACGGTAAGTTCATTTATTTAAAAAGTAGAGAAGCTGACTGGTTGGAAAAAGCCATGCCGCTTTATCAAGAAGCCACCAAAGGCCCTATTGTAGTCTATGATGGTTCAGAACCTTTCCTCAAATGGGATAAAATCCGAAATACAAATGCACTTACGAATATTCTGAAAGTAAATCCTGTAAACGGGGTTAGTGAGAAGATTTTACCAGAATCCAATTATTCTCAATTGAACATAACAGAAGACGGAACAAAATTAATTTTCACAGAAAATTTTCCTCTAAAAACTTCTTATGTGCGCGACAAGGGGACAGCATATCAGGTTGCCTACATTGAACTTGGCACTGCAGATTCCGCTAAAGTAATTTATAAAAGAAACGAAAAAAGAAGAAATTTTAACTGGTCTGATTCCAAAACAAACTATGCTTGGGTGGATTCGGGTTATGTATTTGTGCGGAAATTGGGAAGCAATGATTCTATCAATCTAACGAAGGGAAAAGCCTTCGAAGAGGAGGGAAAAAAGAAAGATGTGAAATTCAATGTACTTTCCTGGAGTCCCGATGAAAAAGGTTTGTTATTGGGTTCTGATAAAGGATTTTGGTGGACAGATGCCCAAGGTGAAAGCCTTGAGTTGATATATGGTTTCGAAGAGGAAAAAGAAAATAGACCGGAGCTTGACTTGATCAAGTGGTCTGAGGATGGTCGTCATATCTATTTCAGTTATTCAGCCAAAAAAGAATGGAAAAGAGGATTTGTGAAGTTAGACATCAATGAAAAGCAAATTTCTGAAATCCTGTTGGACACAAAACTCTATACCGGAGTCCAATTTGCCAAAAATGGGGAAAAGGGAATTCTGAATCTTTCAGATGGTGACCTGCCTTCAGATGTGGTGGCGGTTGATTTATCATTTTCCAGTATGCAGCCTTTGACAGATATGAATCCCTGGATTAAAAGCAAGAAGCTGACAAGATCGGAATTGATCACCTATAGAAATGTGGATGGAAAGGAAATGAAAGGGATTCTTTATTATCCTGTGGACTATGAGGAAGGTAAAAAATATCCCCTTGTCTGTGAAATTTATGAGGTTTTTTTCAACAACGGTTATAACAGAAACATGAATCTGTTTGCCAATCAGAACTATTTTGGTTTGCGACCTTCGGTTGATTTGGAAATGGGTTACCCGGGTGAGGCTTGGGTGAAAGGGATCACTTCTGCCATCAACAAGCTGGTTGATGAAGGTAAGGTGGATAATGATAAAGTGGGTGTTCAGGGCGGAAGTTATGGTGGATATGCCACCTCGCTTCTGATTACCCAAACAGATCGCTTTACCGCGGCGATCAACATATCAGGTAAGGTCAATATCATCAGTTTTCTTGGGGATAGCCCTAAAATCGGGACAAGGAACTATACCGCTGCAGAATATGGTCAGGATAGAATAGGAGGAACTCTTTGGGATGAACCGCTCAAGTATTTTGCAACTACTGCGGTTCTTTATGCAGACCGGATCAAAACCCCGCACCTGATATTGACCGGTGAAGGTGATTGGAATGTGCCTGGTGGGAATTCAAGAGAGCTTTATTATGCCATGAGAAGGTTGGGCAAAGATGTCACTTGGGTCAATTACCTTAACGGAGGCCACGGTGCCGGGGCTGCAAGCAATGAAAGTGATTTTCATGACCATTGGAAGCGGGTTTTTGATTTCTATGAAAAACACTTCAACAAGGAAAAGGAAATAAAAAAAGACAAGGATGATGAAAATTGA
- a CDS encoding Ppx/GppA phosphatase family protein, with protein sequence MNLAAIDIGTNSIHMIIVKVTSKQTFEVLVQEKEMVKLGVGVFANKMLSENAFNAGIETISRYVQLADEYGVEHIITAATSATREAKNGREFLDRLIQDIGLSPQLISGKEESRLIFLAVKRAIDLQDTNALVIDIGGGSTEAVIGNKDAVLFKSSMKLGVLRLLDKVGDQGILSKEKQEDLRNHIKGIAKKVLSEAKSIGFSRVIGTSGSIRTLGEAALLMNKKGSLSSINAETVKVKDIEKITTKLLSLPPEKRSEIPGINENRVDAIHLGGLLLVELLKLAEVKELTLSDASLREGLIVDYVERNGQKLGDLALGSSIREKSCMLKSMKYETDILENKHVAQLALQLFDQLKEYHGMDSAARELLYYASLIYDIGTYVNFQDYHKHSHYLILKGRLRGFNNNELYILANLARYHRKSGPKKKKIKNLDKKDRKLVLGLSGILRIAVGLDKTKNQWVENVYCVFEEDKLTIKIFGDAGMDLEIWEAQRFSDTLSKFLGKEIEVMKG encoded by the coding sequence ATGAATTTAGCAGCCATTGATATCGGTACCAATTCCATCCACATGATTATTGTCAAGGTGACTTCAAAACAGACTTTTGAAGTTTTGGTACAGGAAAAGGAAATGGTAAAATTGGGTGTTGGGGTTTTTGCCAATAAAATGTTGAGCGAGAATGCCTTCAATGCGGGGATTGAAACCATATCCAGGTACGTTCAACTGGCAGATGAATACGGCGTGGAACACATCATCACCGCAGCCACTTCAGCAACCCGGGAAGCAAAAAACGGGCGGGAATTCCTAGATCGTTTGATCCAGGATATTGGATTGTCCCCACAGTTGATATCAGGGAAAGAAGAATCAAGATTGATCTTTTTAGCTGTAAAAAGAGCTATTGACCTTCAAGACACCAATGCATTGGTCATCGATATCGGTGGAGGCAGTACGGAAGCTGTAATTGGGAATAAAGACGCAGTCCTTTTTAAAAGCAGTATGAAACTTGGGGTGCTGAGGTTACTCGATAAAGTAGGTGATCAGGGTATTCTGAGTAAAGAAAAACAGGAAGACCTGAGGAATCATATCAAAGGGATAGCGAAAAAAGTGCTTTCTGAAGCAAAATCAATAGGGTTTTCAAGAGTAATTGGGACTTCGGGTTCCATTAGGACTTTGGGAGAGGCTGCCTTGTTGATGAATAAAAAAGGAAGTCTAAGTTCTATTAATGCAGAGACCGTCAAGGTAAAAGATATTGAGAAAATAACAACAAAATTGTTAAGTCTGCCCCCCGAAAAAAGATCAGAAATTCCGGGAATCAATGAAAATAGGGTAGACGCCATTCATTTGGGTGGATTGCTTCTGGTCGAACTGCTGAAGTTGGCTGAAGTGAAAGAATTGACCCTGTCAGATGCTTCACTCAGAGAGGGTTTGATTGTGGATTATGTTGAAAGAAACGGTCAGAAACTGGGGGATTTGGCATTGGGCAGTAGTATCCGGGAAAAAAGCTGTATGCTGAAATCCATGAAATATGAGACGGATATTCTGGAAAACAAACATGTTGCCCAATTGGCCTTGCAGCTTTTTGACCAATTGAAAGAATATCACGGAATGGATTCGGCGGCAAGGGAACTACTTTACTATGCTAGTCTTATTTATGATATTGGGACTTATGTCAATTTTCAGGATTACCACAAACACTCCCATTACCTGATTCTCAAGGGAAGATTGAGGGGATTCAACAATAATGAATTGTACATATTGGCCAACCTTGCCAGGTACCACCGCAAATCAGGACCTAAAAAGAAAAAAATCAAGAATCTTGATAAAAAAGACCGGAAGTTGGTTTTGGGACTTTCCGGAATATTGAGAATTGCAGTAGGGCTGGATAAAACCAAGAACCAATGGGTGGAGAATGTTTACTGTGTTTTTGAGGAGGATAAACTGACTATAAAGATTTTTGGGGATGCAGGTATGGACTTGGAAATCTGGGAGGCACAGCGTTTTTCGGATACCCTTTCCAAATTTTTGGGGAAGGAGATAGAGGTGATGAAGGGGTGA
- a CDS encoding SRPBCC domain-containing protein, which translates to MKIRTEIIINASKEKVWDILTDFGNYSSWNPFIIQSKGQAVVGNKLTNTMKNGDKDMTFKPTILKVESYRYFDWLGSLWFKGLFDGHHYFEIEEINPNQVKLNHGENFSGILSKMILNKIGDQTRENFVKMNMALKEKAEG; encoded by the coding sequence ATGAAAATCAGAACTGAAATCATCATCAATGCATCCAAGGAAAAAGTATGGGATATCCTGACGGATTTCGGAAATTATAGCAGTTGGAATCCATTTATCATCCAAAGTAAAGGGCAGGCTGTTGTTGGAAATAAATTGACCAATACCATGAAAAACGGTGATAAGGATATGACCTTTAAGCCTACGATACTAAAAGTTGAAAGCTATCGGTATTTTGACTGGCTCGGGAGTTTATGGTTTAAAGGGTTGTTTGACGGACATCATTATTTTGAAATTGAAGAAATTAACCCAAACCAAGTCAAATTAAACCACGGTGAGAATTTCTCGGGAATTCTAAGTAAAATGATTTTGAATAAAATAGGAGATCAGACCAGGGAAAACTTTGTCAAAATGAATATGGCATTGAAGGAGAAGGCGGAGGGTTGA